One window of Biomphalaria glabrata chromosome 6, xgBioGlab47.1, whole genome shotgun sequence genomic DNA carries:
- the LOC129926888 gene encoding cysteine-rich, acidic integral membrane protein-like, whose product MPAGSSHDSNASSSHDSNASPRHDCNSSSSHDCNASSSHDCNASSSHDCNASSSHDCNASFSLDCNACPSHDCNASFSLDCNACPSHDCNASFSLDCNACPSHDCNASFSLDCNACPSHDCNASFSLDCNACPSHDCNASFSLDCNACPSHDCNASPSHDCNASSSHDCNASPSHDCNASTSHDCNASSSHDCNASPSHDCNASPSHDCNASSSHDCNASPSHDCNASSSHDCNASSSHDCNASPSHDCNAIPSHGCNASPSHDCNAIPSHDCNASSSHDCNASSSHDCNASPSHDCNASSSHGCNASSSHDCNASPSLDCNACPSHDCNASSSHDCNASSSHDCNASPSLDCNACPSHDCNAIPSHGCNASPSHGCNAIPSHGCNASPSHDCNASPSHDCNAGPSHDCNASPSVLD is encoded by the coding sequence ATGCCGGCCGGCTCTAGCCATGACTCTAATGCCAGCTCTAGCCATGACTCTAATGCCAGCCCTAGACATGACTGTAATTCCAGCTCTAGCCATGACTGTAATGCCAGCTCTAGCCATGACTGTAACGCCAGCTCTAGCCATGACTGTAATGCCAGCTCTAGCCATGACTGTAATGCCAGCTTTAGCCTAGACTGTAACGCCTGCCCTAGCCATGACTGTAATGCAAGCTTTAGCCTAGACTGTAACGCCTGCCCTAGCCATGACTGTAATGCCAGCTTTAGCCTAGACTGTAACGCCTGCCCTAGCCATGACTGTAATGCCAGCTTTAGCCTAGACTGTAACGCCTGCCCTAGCCACGACTGTAATGCCAGCTTTAGCCTAGACTGTAACGCCTGCCCTAGCCATGACTGTAATGCCAGCTTTAGCCTAGACTGTAACGCCTGCCCTAGCCATGACTGTAATGCCAGCCCTAGCCATGACTGTAACGCCAGCTCTAGCCATGACTGTAATGCCAGCCCTAGCCATGACTGTAACGCCAGCACTAGCCATGACTGTAACGCCAGCTCTAGTCATGACTGTAATGCCAGCCCTAGCCATGACTGTAATGCCAGCCCTAGCCATGACTGTAACGCCAGCTCTAGCCATGACTGTAACGCCAGCCCTAGCCATGACTGTAATGCCAGCTCTAGCCATGACTGTAATGCCAGCTCTAGCCATGACTGTAATGCCAGCCCTAGCCATGACTGTAATGCCATCCCTAGCCATGGCTGTAATGCCAGCCCTAGCCATGACTGTAATGCCATCCCTAGCCATGACTGTAATGCCAGCTCTAGCCATGACTGTAATGCCAGCTCTAGCCATGACTGTAATGCAAGCCCTAGCCATGACTGTAATGCCAGCTCTAGCCATGGCTGTAATGCCAGCTCTAGCCATGACTGTAATGCAAGCCCTAGCCTAGACTGTAACGCCTGCCCTAGCCATGACTGTAATGCCAGCTCTAGCCATGACTGTAATGCCAGCTCTAGCCATGACTGTAATGCAAGCCCTAGCCTAGACTGTAACGCCTGCCCTAGCCATGACTGTAATGCCATCCCTAGCCATGGCTGTAATGCCAGCCCTAGCCATGGCTGTAATGCCATCCCTAGCCATGGCTGTAATGCCAGCCCTAGCCATGACTGTAATGCCAGCCCTAGCCATGACTGTAATGCCGGCCCTAGCCATGACTGTAATGCCAGTCCATCAGTACTTGACTAG